A genomic window from Miscanthus floridulus cultivar M001 unplaced genomic scaffold, ASM1932011v1 os_2425_1_2, whole genome shotgun sequence includes:
- the LOC136534955 gene encoding uncharacterized protein, translating into MASLPDPTVYYPTSSNAILRAQPSTAAASKGSFGPVFAVLAVISFLAVAACVVGRLCGRRLSRKRSADQDFYASDAVGGDLEKGFEIKYPTMKPMASSRAMIHDIDDGFEIKFTPGKPAAWKNDSKADNKGRQHQGQGQGQHQHQQPQLVGIPKGYAVPKEYAGFRYPAEAVVRQGQIRGGAFIPAKPGT; encoded by the coding sequence ATGGCTTCCTTGCCTGATCCCACGGTGTACTACCCCACGTCCTCTAACGCCATCCTGCGCGCGCAGCCTTCCACCGCCGCGGCGTCCAAGGGCTCGTTCGGCCCGGTCTTCGCCGTGCTCGCGGTGATCTCCTTCCTCGCCGTGGCCGCCTGCGTCGTCGGCAGGCTGTGCGGCCGCCGGCTCTCCAGGAAGAGGTCCGCCGACCAGGACTTCTACGCCTCCGACGCCGTTGGGGGCGACCTGGAGAAGGGCTTCGAGATCAAGTACCCGACGATGAAGCCCATGGCGAGCTCTCGCGCCATGATCCACGACATCGACGACGGCTTCGAGATCAAGTTCACGCCGGGGAAGCCTGCGGCGTGGAAGAACGACAGCAAGGCCGACAACAAGGGGCGTCAGCATCAGGGCCAGGGCCAGggccagcatcagcatcagcagcCCCAGCTCGTCGGCATTCCCAAAGGCTACGCCGTGCCGAAGGAGTACGCGGGCTTCAGATACCCTGCTGAAGCTGTGGTCAGGCAGGGGCAAATAAGGGGCGGGGCATTCATTCCAGCAAAGCCTGGCACATGA